A single region of the Spirosoma linguale DSM 74 genome encodes:
- a CDS encoding hypothetical protein (KEGG: mca:MCA1928 hypothetical protein), translating into MRHLTPLVLLLGTLTGTIQAQLIPAKQVPIPVQQALRKLHPAVQHLQWERAAPYYEAIFTLNQNHRAIKFDVKGQVAETEVGIPITSLPPVISTYIKQHYPNERMQAAETVTKANGSMHYEIRITGMEVVFDKAGTYIEEEKD; encoded by the coding sequence ATGAGGCATTTAACTCCTTTAGTACTCTTGCTTGGTACACTAACGGGTACAATACAGGCCCAATTAATTCCGGCAAAACAGGTACCTATACCGGTTCAACAGGCACTTAGAAAACTTCATCCAGCGGTACAGCATCTCCAGTGGGAACGAGCGGCCCCGTACTACGAAGCCATTTTTACCCTCAACCAGAACCACCGGGCTATCAAATTCGACGTGAAGGGCCAAGTAGCCGAAACCGAAGTAGGAATACCCATTACCAGCCTGCCGCCAGTCATCTCAACGTACATAAAGCAGCATTACCCGAATGAACGGATGCAGGCGGCTGAAACCGTGACGAAAGCGAATGGGAGCATGCACTATGAGATTCGGATCACGGGCATGGAGGTCGTTTTTGATAAGGCGGGTACATATATCGAAGAAGAGAAAGATTGA